In Dama dama isolate Ldn47 chromosome 9, ASM3311817v1, whole genome shotgun sequence, the following proteins share a genomic window:
- the LOC133062479 gene encoding protocadherin alpha-C1 isoform X12, whose product MGGWRVAVLCLWVSCGSVGGQLEYSVSEETERGVAVGSVAQDLRLSAASLSLRNFRFLSSRGETYFGVDLASGSLVVREPADRERLCGAKAACVLIYELELEDPLELHKVHVHVLDINDNSPHFPAGDVQFHIPEFLMPGARFTLPNAEDADEGSNGLLSYSLSPSRHFSLDKGSRVDGSEFPELVLEKALDREQRATHRLVLTARDGGLPARSGEVQVTIVVVDTNDNAPVFERSVYRTKVPETAPRGTVLFQVQASDPDEGSNGEIRYSLSNSTQAKLRHHFHVHPRNGEVRVAASLGPPETLLEAYIEARDEGAFSLASTAKLLVEVTDVNDHAPEVNLLTLSSPVSEDAATGTVIALLSVRDEDLGPNGKVACSMYSAGPFKLKASFGNYYNLLTDGPLDREQVSEYQVLITASDGGSPPLSTRRTLTVSVADVNDNTPSFPKSNQELFVAENNAPGASLGHVFAQDPDLGKNGLVFYELLDIISEGQAASSLVAVDSPSGAITAKISFDFEQLRGFHFQVEARDGGFPPRSSTVTVNLFVVDRNDNAPVILFPLSKNGSVPVEIVPCSARTGHLITKVVAEDADSGSNAWLSYYIFQASDSSLFRISANMGELRTARLVLPTDAVKQKVVVVVQDHGDPSLSTSVILSMLLSSSAPQVLPDFEDGWETGGHLSAQNLYLTVALACISFLFLGCLLFFVCSKLSQSAGCCTQNCCHSPEELRYGSKVASNPCMSSATIDVTTVERLSHTYLYRASLGLGYDNNSLLFHGEYSAADLRNLASGVGLNVPISCIQIRNRKGDHANVNAMIMNSSLPNSDLN is encoded by the coding sequence ATGGGGGGCTGGAGGGTGGCGGTTCTATGTTTGTGGGTTTCCTGCGGCTCTGTAGGGGGACAGCTGGAATACTCAGTGTCGGAGGAGACCGAACGGGGCGTAGCCGTAGGCAGTGTTGCCCAGGACTTGAGGCTGTCGGCGGCCTCTCTGTCCTTGCGGAACTTTCGCTTCCTTTCCAGCCGCGGCGAGACTTACTTCGGGGTTGATCTGGCCAGCGGAAGCTTGGTGGTCAGAGAGCCGGCGGACCGCGAACGGCTGTGCGGGGCCAAAGCTGCCTGCGTTCTGATCTATGAGCTTGAGCTCGAGGACCCGCTAGAGCTGCACAAGGTCCATGTTCACGTCCTGGACATCAACGACAACTCGCCTCACTTCCCTGCCGGCGACGTGCAGTTCCACATTCCCGAGTTCCTTATGCCCGGAGCCCGCTTTACTCTGCCTAATGCCGAAGATGCCGACGAGGGAAGCAACGGGTTGCTAAGCTACAGCCTGAGCCCCAGCCGGCACTTTAGCCTGGACAAGGGTTCGCGGGTCGACGGCAGCGAATTCCCAGAGCTGGTGTTGGAGAAAGCGTTGGATCGGGAGCAGCGTGCCACGCATCGGCTAGTACTCACCGCCCGGGACGGCGGGCTGCCAGCGCGCTCTGGTGAGGTACAAGTCACCATCGTCGTGGTGGACACAAACGACAATGCACCTGTATTTGAGCGCTCAGTATACCGCACCAAGGTGCCAGAGACTGCACCCCGTGGGACTGTGTTATTCCAAGTGCAAGCCTCGGACCCGGATGAAGGCTCCAATGGGGAAATCCGGTATTCCTTAAGCAACAGCACGCAAGCCAAGCTGCGACATCACTTCCACGTGCACCCTAGAAATGGGGAAGTGCGGGTCGCTGCTTCACTGGGTCCTCCCGAAACGCTGTTGGAGGCGTACATTGAGGCAAGGGATGAGGGTGCCTTCAGTCTAGCCAGCACCGCTAAACTGCTGGTGGAGGTGACTGACGTGAACGATCACGCCCCTGAGGTGAACCTTCTCACTCTCTCCAGTCCGGTTTCCGAGGACGCCGCCACTGGCACAGTGATTGCTCTCCTTAGTGTAAGGGATGAAGACCTTGGTCCCAATGGTAAAGTCGCTTGTAGCATGTACAGTGCAGGCCCCTTTAAGTTGAAGGCTTCCTTTGGCAACTACTACAACTTGCTGACTGATGGGCCGCTGGACCGGGAGCAAGTCAGTGAATACCAGGTTCTGATCACTGCCTCGGATGGTGGCTCACCTCCACTTAGCACTCGCAGGACACTGACTGTGTCAGTTGCTGATGTGAATGACAACACACCAAGCTTTCCTAAATCGAATCAGGAACTTTTTGTGGCTGAAAACAATGCCCCTGGAGCCTCCCTAGGACATGTGTTTGCCCAGGACCCAGATCTGGGGAAGAATGGCCTTGTCTTCTATGAGCTGTTGGATATTATCTCTGAAGGTCAGGCAGCCTCTAGCTTGGTGGCAGTAGATTCACCCAGTGGGGCTATCACTGCCAAAATTTCCTTTGACTTTGAGCAGCTCAGGGGGTTTCACTTCCAAGTGGAAGCCCGGGATGGTGGCTTTCCTCCCAGAAGTTCAACAGTGACTGTGAACTTGTTTGTGGTAGATAGGAACGACAATGCTCCAGTCATCTTGTTTCCCTTGTCCAAAAATGGCTCTGTCCCAGTGGAAATTGTGCCCTGCTCTGCCAGAACAGGACACTTGATCACAAAAGTGGTAGCAGAGGATGCAGACAGTGGCTCCAATGCTTGGCTTTCCTACTATATTTTTCAGGCTTCTGACTCAAGCCTTTTCAGAATTTCAGCCAACATGGGAGAGCTCCGTACTGCTCGTTTAGTTCTTCCCACTGATGCAGTTAAAcagaaggtggtggtggtggttcaggaCCATGGAGACCCATCACTCTCCACCTCTGTCATATTGAGCATGCTGTTGAGCAGCTCTGCCCCTCAGGTCCTTCCAGACTTTGAAGATGGCTGGGAAACAGGAGGGCACCTTTCTGCCCAGAACCTGTATTTAACAGTTGCCCTGGcctgtatttcctttttatttctggggTGCTTACTTTTCTTTGTGTGTAGCAAGTTGAGCCAGAGTGCAGGTTGTTGCACTCAGAACTGCTGTCACTCTCCAGAGGAGCTGAGGTATGGGAGCAAGGTGGCTTCGAATCCTTGCATGTCATCAGCCACAATAGATGTTACTACAGTCGAAAGACTTTCTCATACTTATCTCTATCGGGCCTCCCTGGGACTTGGTTATGATAATAACAGTTTGCTGTTTCATGGGGAATACAGTGCTGCTGACCTGAGAAATCTGGCCTCTGGAGTAGGACTGAATGTGCCAATATCCTGTATCCAGATTCGGAATAGGAAAGGGGATCATGCAAATGTCAATGCCATG
- the LOC133062479 gene encoding protocadherin alpha-C1 isoform X13 encodes MGGWRVAVLCLWVSCGSVGGQLEYSVSEETERGVAVGSVAQDLRLSAASLSLRNFRFLSSRGETYFGVDLASGSLVVREPADRERLCGAKAACVLIYELELEDPLELHKVHVHVLDINDNSPHFPAGDVQFHIPEFLMPGARFTLPNAEDADEGSNGLLSYSLSPSRHFSLDKGSRVDGSEFPELVLEKALDREQRATHRLVLTARDGGLPARSGEVQVTIVVVDTNDNAPVFERSVYRTKVPETAPRGTVLFQVQASDPDEGSNGEIRYSLSNSTQAKLRHHFHVHPRNGEVRVAASLGPPETLLEAYIEARDEGAFSLASTAKLLVEVTDVNDHAPEVNLLTLSSPVSEDAATGTVIALLSVRDEDLGPNGKVACSMYSAGPFKLKASFGNYYNLLTDGPLDREQVSEYQVLITASDGGSPPLSTRRTLTVSVADVNDNTPSFPKSNQELFVAENNAPGASLGHVFAQDPDLGKNGLVFYELLDIISEGQAASSLVAVDSPSGAITAKISFDFEQLRGFHFQVEARDGGFPPRSSTVTVNLFVVDRNDNAPVILFPLSKNGSVPVEIVPCSARTGHLITKVVAEDADSGSNAWLSYYIFQASDSSLFRISANMGELRTARLVLPTDAVKQKVVVVVQDHGDPSLSTSVILSMLLSSSAPQVLPDFEDGWETGGHLSAQNLYLTVALACISFLFLGCLLFFVCSKLSQSAGCCTQNCCHSPEELRYGSKVASNPCMSSATIDVTTVERLSHTYLYRASLGLGYDNNSLLFHGEYSAADLRNLASGVGLNVPISCIQIRNRKGDHANVNAMKLLDLVL; translated from the coding sequence ATGGGGGGCTGGAGGGTGGCGGTTCTATGTTTGTGGGTTTCCTGCGGCTCTGTAGGGGGACAGCTGGAATACTCAGTGTCGGAGGAGACCGAACGGGGCGTAGCCGTAGGCAGTGTTGCCCAGGACTTGAGGCTGTCGGCGGCCTCTCTGTCCTTGCGGAACTTTCGCTTCCTTTCCAGCCGCGGCGAGACTTACTTCGGGGTTGATCTGGCCAGCGGAAGCTTGGTGGTCAGAGAGCCGGCGGACCGCGAACGGCTGTGCGGGGCCAAAGCTGCCTGCGTTCTGATCTATGAGCTTGAGCTCGAGGACCCGCTAGAGCTGCACAAGGTCCATGTTCACGTCCTGGACATCAACGACAACTCGCCTCACTTCCCTGCCGGCGACGTGCAGTTCCACATTCCCGAGTTCCTTATGCCCGGAGCCCGCTTTACTCTGCCTAATGCCGAAGATGCCGACGAGGGAAGCAACGGGTTGCTAAGCTACAGCCTGAGCCCCAGCCGGCACTTTAGCCTGGACAAGGGTTCGCGGGTCGACGGCAGCGAATTCCCAGAGCTGGTGTTGGAGAAAGCGTTGGATCGGGAGCAGCGTGCCACGCATCGGCTAGTACTCACCGCCCGGGACGGCGGGCTGCCAGCGCGCTCTGGTGAGGTACAAGTCACCATCGTCGTGGTGGACACAAACGACAATGCACCTGTATTTGAGCGCTCAGTATACCGCACCAAGGTGCCAGAGACTGCACCCCGTGGGACTGTGTTATTCCAAGTGCAAGCCTCGGACCCGGATGAAGGCTCCAATGGGGAAATCCGGTATTCCTTAAGCAACAGCACGCAAGCCAAGCTGCGACATCACTTCCACGTGCACCCTAGAAATGGGGAAGTGCGGGTCGCTGCTTCACTGGGTCCTCCCGAAACGCTGTTGGAGGCGTACATTGAGGCAAGGGATGAGGGTGCCTTCAGTCTAGCCAGCACCGCTAAACTGCTGGTGGAGGTGACTGACGTGAACGATCACGCCCCTGAGGTGAACCTTCTCACTCTCTCCAGTCCGGTTTCCGAGGACGCCGCCACTGGCACAGTGATTGCTCTCCTTAGTGTAAGGGATGAAGACCTTGGTCCCAATGGTAAAGTCGCTTGTAGCATGTACAGTGCAGGCCCCTTTAAGTTGAAGGCTTCCTTTGGCAACTACTACAACTTGCTGACTGATGGGCCGCTGGACCGGGAGCAAGTCAGTGAATACCAGGTTCTGATCACTGCCTCGGATGGTGGCTCACCTCCACTTAGCACTCGCAGGACACTGACTGTGTCAGTTGCTGATGTGAATGACAACACACCAAGCTTTCCTAAATCGAATCAGGAACTTTTTGTGGCTGAAAACAATGCCCCTGGAGCCTCCCTAGGACATGTGTTTGCCCAGGACCCAGATCTGGGGAAGAATGGCCTTGTCTTCTATGAGCTGTTGGATATTATCTCTGAAGGTCAGGCAGCCTCTAGCTTGGTGGCAGTAGATTCACCCAGTGGGGCTATCACTGCCAAAATTTCCTTTGACTTTGAGCAGCTCAGGGGGTTTCACTTCCAAGTGGAAGCCCGGGATGGTGGCTTTCCTCCCAGAAGTTCAACAGTGACTGTGAACTTGTTTGTGGTAGATAGGAACGACAATGCTCCAGTCATCTTGTTTCCCTTGTCCAAAAATGGCTCTGTCCCAGTGGAAATTGTGCCCTGCTCTGCCAGAACAGGACACTTGATCACAAAAGTGGTAGCAGAGGATGCAGACAGTGGCTCCAATGCTTGGCTTTCCTACTATATTTTTCAGGCTTCTGACTCAAGCCTTTTCAGAATTTCAGCCAACATGGGAGAGCTCCGTACTGCTCGTTTAGTTCTTCCCACTGATGCAGTTAAAcagaaggtggtggtggtggttcaggaCCATGGAGACCCATCACTCTCCACCTCTGTCATATTGAGCATGCTGTTGAGCAGCTCTGCCCCTCAGGTCCTTCCAGACTTTGAAGATGGCTGGGAAACAGGAGGGCACCTTTCTGCCCAGAACCTGTATTTAACAGTTGCCCTGGcctgtatttcctttttatttctggggTGCTTACTTTTCTTTGTGTGTAGCAAGTTGAGCCAGAGTGCAGGTTGTTGCACTCAGAACTGCTGTCACTCTCCAGAGGAGCTGAGGTATGGGAGCAAGGTGGCTTCGAATCCTTGCATGTCATCAGCCACAATAGATGTTACTACAGTCGAAAGACTTTCTCATACTTATCTCTATCGGGCCTCCCTGGGACTTGGTTATGATAATAACAGTTTGCTGTTTCATGGGGAATACAGTGCTGCTGACCTGAGAAATCTGGCCTCTGGAGTAGGACTGAATGTGCCAATATCCTGTATCCAGATTCGGAATAGGAAAGGGGATCATGCAAATGTCAATGCCATG